The Rhopalosiphum maidis isolate BTI-1 chromosome 1, ASM367621v3, whole genome shotgun sequence genome has a segment encoding these proteins:
- the LOC113560375 gene encoding putative uncharacterized protein DDB_G0282133 isoform X1, with protein MKMKLTLCCNDTHMLSKQVETKFEMLLEEYNSEKLILIGMPLEKLPLNCDGLPLIVENINDYIIDNGLYEEYLFDETYSVNGRKANIISAYELVSGSRKSCKTIMDFDAVDVASVLVMWLYYLPEPLISSKQFSMICDLNVNKKKSEIMSSMNNLNRLTLQGIMNIVDSYEKQHPSYKEKLGNLFTLLLTKHADIISRNNSSQFLNNLKIVLMEAKMNNEKYNNMFNKNSLEIKSNTNQNDNDFHKNNLCNKKNSFRRSLGDDGLHMKADADDVDETVKKCSTLIKSCSCNLTEFISEEDIHYNNTFKNDSSFDKSNLNTKPIDKLSDDNSYDSSICVVNEIYSSQIDDMRSIERTMQIHSRSTIKRTKNKSIKGHVERILKSGFLSNEESLLLKNTLELMKILSKIKSIQNQINIQRRCREDEFSCENGKTSKRLSELHFLNNRLEQLVNQKNIYLMKTGLSYGRSYNRTVLNLKNAQKEAFKLYENEKNNKNNQNKNFDKLISDIYNIQIVLDYLENNCGGKELPWRSSKGCPGHRKMKKKQLNCVTVVSDLQTIGEHEVMEIVAQPLFIAVEQ; from the exons ATGAAAATGAAACTAACTTTGTGTTGTAATGATACACATATGCTTAGTAAGcag GTTGAAACAAAGTTTGAGATGTTATTAGAAGAATATAATTcagaaaaattgattttgattgGTATGCCATTAGAAAAATTGCCATTGAATTGTGACGGATTACCACTTattgtagaaaatataaatgattatataattgataatg ggttATATGAAGAATACCTATTTGATGAAACATATTCTGTTAATGGACGTAAAGCCAATATTATTAGTGCTTATGAATTAGTAAGTGGTTCAAGAAAAAgctgtaaaacaataatggaTTTTGATGCAGTAGATGTTGCATCAGTATTGGTTATGTGGCTATACTACTTACCAGAACCATTGATatcttcaaaacaattttcaatgatttgtg ATcttaatgtcaataaaaagaaaagtgAAATAATGAGTTCCATGAACAATTTAAACAGACTAACTTTACAAGGAATAATGAACATTGTAGATTCTTATGAGAAGCAACACCCGTCATATAAGGAAAAACTTGGAAATCTTTTTACACTGCTTTTAACCAAACATGCTGATATTATTAGTCGAAATAATTCATCACAGttcttaaacaatttaaagattGTTTTGat ggaagcaaaaatgaataatgaaaaatataataatatgttcaataaaaattctttggaaatcaaatcaaataccaatcaaaatgataatgattttcataaaaataatctatgtaATAAGAAGAATTCATTTCG CAGGTCGTTGGGTGATGATGGATTACATATGAAAGCTGATGCGGATGATGTTGATGAAACAGTGAAGAAATGTTCAACTTTGATTAAATCATGTAGCTGTAACCTGACTGAATTCATTTCAGAAGAGGATATTCATTACAAtaacacttttaaaaatgattcatcTTTTGATAAG aGCAATTTGAATACTAAACCAATCGATAAATTATCTGATGATAATTCTTATGATAGTTCCATTTGTGTAGTTAATGAG ATATATAGTAGCCAAATTGATGATATGAGAAGTATAGAAAGGACCATGCAGATTCATTCCAGAAGTACCATAAAAAgaaccaaaaataaatctattaaaggTCATGTAGAAAGAATCTTGAAGTCAggatttttatcaaatgaaGAGAGtttgttattgaaaaacacATTAGAACTTATGAAAAtactatcaaaaattaaaag cattcaaaatcaaattaacaTTCAAAGGAGATGTAGAGAGGATGAATTTAGTTGTGAAAATGGAAAGACCAGCAAACGTTTATcagaattacattttttaaacaaccgCCTCGAACAATTAgtcaatcaaaaaaatattt atttaatgaaAACTGGATTATCATATGGTAGATCATACAATCGTACAGTTTTGAATCTCAAGAATGCCCAAAAAGAAGCTTTTAag TTATacgaaaacgaaaaaaataacaagaataatcaaaataaaaactttgataaattaatttctgacatttacaatattcaaatagttcttgattatttggaaaataattgTGGTGGTAAGGAGTTGCCATGGAGGTCAAGTAAAGGTTGTCCAGGTcacagaaaaatgaaaaaaaaacag ttgaacTGTGTAACTGTTGTATCTGATTTGCAAACAATTGGTGAACATGAAGTTATGGAAATCGTAGCCCAACCTTTATTTATAGCAGTGGAACAGTAA
- the LOC113560375 gene encoding putative uncharacterized protein DDB_G0282133 isoform X2, with the protein MKMKLTLCCNDTHMLSKQVETKFEMLLEEYNSEKLILIGMPLEKLPLNCDGLPLIVENINDYIIDNGLYEEYLFDETYSVNGRKANIISAYELVSGSRKSCKTIMDFDAVDVASVLVMWLYYLPEPLISSKQFSMICDLNVNKKKSEIMSSMNNLNRLTLQGIMNIVDSYEKQHPSYKEKLGNLFTLLLTKHADIISRNNSSQFLNNLKIVLMEAKMNNEKYNNMFNKNSLEIKSNTNQNDNDFHKNNLCNKKNSFRSLGDDGLHMKADADDVDETVKKCSTLIKSCSCNLTEFISEEDIHYNNTFKNDSSFDKSNLNTKPIDKLSDDNSYDSSICVVNEIYSSQIDDMRSIERTMQIHSRSTIKRTKNKSIKGHVERILKSGFLSNEESLLLKNTLELMKILSKIKSIQNQINIQRRCREDEFSCENGKTSKRLSELHFLNNRLEQLVNQKNIYLMKTGLSYGRSYNRTVLNLKNAQKEAFKLYENEKNNKNNQNKNFDKLISDIYNIQIVLDYLENNCGGKELPWRSSKGCPGHRKMKKKQLNCVTVVSDLQTIGEHEVMEIVAQPLFIAVEQ; encoded by the exons ATGAAAATGAAACTAACTTTGTGTTGTAATGATACACATATGCTTAGTAAGcag GTTGAAACAAAGTTTGAGATGTTATTAGAAGAATATAATTcagaaaaattgattttgattgGTATGCCATTAGAAAAATTGCCATTGAATTGTGACGGATTACCACTTattgtagaaaatataaatgattatataattgataatg ggttATATGAAGAATACCTATTTGATGAAACATATTCTGTTAATGGACGTAAAGCCAATATTATTAGTGCTTATGAATTAGTAAGTGGTTCAAGAAAAAgctgtaaaacaataatggaTTTTGATGCAGTAGATGTTGCATCAGTATTGGTTATGTGGCTATACTACTTACCAGAACCATTGATatcttcaaaacaattttcaatgatttgtg ATcttaatgtcaataaaaagaaaagtgAAATAATGAGTTCCATGAACAATTTAAACAGACTAACTTTACAAGGAATAATGAACATTGTAGATTCTTATGAGAAGCAACACCCGTCATATAAGGAAAAACTTGGAAATCTTTTTACACTGCTTTTAACCAAACATGCTGATATTATTAGTCGAAATAATTCATCACAGttcttaaacaatttaaagattGTTTTGat ggaagcaaaaatgaataatgaaaaatataataatatgttcaataaaaattctttggaaatcaaatcaaataccaatcaaaatgataatgattttcataaaaataatctatgtaATAAGAAGAATTCATTTCG GTCGTTGGGTGATGATGGATTACATATGAAAGCTGATGCGGATGATGTTGATGAAACAGTGAAGAAATGTTCAACTTTGATTAAATCATGTAGCTGTAACCTGACTGAATTCATTTCAGAAGAGGATATTCATTACAAtaacacttttaaaaatgattcatcTTTTGATAAG aGCAATTTGAATACTAAACCAATCGATAAATTATCTGATGATAATTCTTATGATAGTTCCATTTGTGTAGTTAATGAG ATATATAGTAGCCAAATTGATGATATGAGAAGTATAGAAAGGACCATGCAGATTCATTCCAGAAGTACCATAAAAAgaaccaaaaataaatctattaaaggTCATGTAGAAAGAATCTTGAAGTCAggatttttatcaaatgaaGAGAGtttgttattgaaaaacacATTAGAACTTATGAAAAtactatcaaaaattaaaag cattcaaaatcaaattaacaTTCAAAGGAGATGTAGAGAGGATGAATTTAGTTGTGAAAATGGAAAGACCAGCAAACGTTTATcagaattacattttttaaacaaccgCCTCGAACAATTAgtcaatcaaaaaaatattt atttaatgaaAACTGGATTATCATATGGTAGATCATACAATCGTACAGTTTTGAATCTCAAGAATGCCCAAAAAGAAGCTTTTAag TTATacgaaaacgaaaaaaataacaagaataatcaaaataaaaactttgataaattaatttctgacatttacaatattcaaatagttcttgattatttggaaaataattgTGGTGGTAAGGAGTTGCCATGGAGGTCAAGTAAAGGTTGTCCAGGTcacagaaaaatgaaaaaaaaacag ttgaacTGTGTAACTGTTGTATCTGATTTGCAAACAATTGGTGAACATGAAGTTATGGAAATCGTAGCCCAACCTTTATTTATAGCAGTGGAACAGTAA